The Erythrobacter aurantius genome includes a window with the following:
- a CDS encoding glutamate synthase subunit beta, protein MGKDTGFLELDRRERDYLDPKERLNNYREFVIQPDDATLSSQASRCMDCGIPYCHNGCPVNNLIPDWNHLVYEQDWKNALDLLHSTNNFPEFTGRICPAPCEASCTLNIIDQPVTIKSIECAIIDRGWNEGWVTPQVPEKKTGKSVAVVGSGPAGLACAQQLARAGHSVTVFEKSDRVGGLLRYGIPDFKMEKHLINRRCVQMEAEGVEFRTSKEVGVDISFKSLQENFDAVVLAGGAEDARPLAIPGAEMPGVRLAMEFLTQQNKRVAGDAEERAAPRGTLKATGKHVVVIGGGDTGSDCVGTSNRQGAASVTQLEIMPKPPEKEDKALTWPDWPLKLRTSSSHQEGVERDWAVLTKRVIGDGETVTGLECARVEWVDGQMREIVGSEFTIKADLILLAMGFVGPKKAGLLEQAGVELTTRGNVDADTDSYTTSVENVFACGDMRRGQSLVVWAIREGRQCARSVDEALMGVTELPR, encoded by the coding sequence ATGGGCAAGGACACCGGATTTCTCGAGCTGGATCGGCGCGAACGCGACTATCTCGATCCGAAGGAACGGCTGAACAATTACCGGGAATTCGTCATCCAGCCGGATGACGCGACGCTTTCGTCGCAGGCTTCGCGCTGCATGGATTGCGGCATTCCCTACTGCCACAACGGCTGCCCGGTGAACAATCTGATCCCTGACTGGAACCATCTGGTTTACGAGCAGGACTGGAAGAACGCGCTCGACCTGCTGCACAGCACGAACAACTTCCCCGAATTCACGGGCCGCATCTGCCCCGCCCCGTGCGAGGCGAGCTGCACGCTCAACATCATCGACCAGCCGGTGACGATCAAGAGCATCGAATGCGCGATCATCGATCGCGGATGGAACGAAGGCTGGGTCACGCCGCAAGTGCCCGAAAAGAAGACCGGCAAATCGGTCGCCGTGGTCGGCTCCGGCCCGGCAGGGCTCGCTTGCGCGCAACAACTGGCGCGCGCTGGGCACAGCGTCACCGTGTTCGAAAAGTCCGATCGGGTCGGCGGGCTGCTGCGTTACGGCATCCCCGACTTCAAGATGGAAAAGCACCTGATCAACCGCCGCTGTGTCCAGATGGAAGCCGAAGGCGTCGAATTCCGCACCAGCAAGGAAGTGGGCGTCGACATCTCGTTCAAGAGCCTGCAGGAAAACTTTGATGCGGTGGTGCTGGCAGGCGGCGCGGAAGACGCGCGGCCGCTCGCTATCCCCGGTGCGGAAATGCCGGGTGTGCGCCTTGCGATGGAATTCCTGACCCAGCAGAACAAGCGTGTGGCGGGCGATGCCGAGGAACGCGCCGCCCCGCGCGGCACGCTGAAGGCGACTGGCAAGCACGTCGTGGTGATCGGCGGGGGGGACACCGGATCGGACTGCGTCGGCACCTCCAACCGTCAGGGTGCGGCCAGCGTCACCCAGCTCGAAATCATGCCCAAGCCCCCGGAAAAGGAAGACAAGGCGCTGACCTGGCCCGACTGGCCGCTGAAGCTGCGCACGTCCTCCAGCCACCAGGAGGGCGTCGAGCGCGACTGGGCCGTGCTGACCAAGCGCGTGATCGGTGACGGCGAAACCGTGACCGGGCTCGAATGCGCCCGGGTCGAATGGGTCGATGGCCAGATGCGCGAAATCGTAGGCAGCGAATTCACGATCAAGGCGGACCTGATCCTGCTGGCGATGGGTTTTGTCGGGCCGAAAAAGGCCGGACTGCTCGAACAGGCCGGGGTGGAACTGACCACGCGCGGCAATGTCGATGCCGACACCGACAGTTATACCACCAGCGTCGAGAATGTCTTTGCCTGCGGCGACATGCGGCGCGGGCAGAGCCTCGTCGTGTGGGCAATCCGCGAAGGGCGCCAATGCGCGCGCTCCGTGGACGAGGCGCTGATGGGTGTGACAGAATTGCCGCGCTGA
- the gltB gene encoding glutamate synthase large subunit, producing the protein MGYPNSQGLYDPANEHDACGVGMVAHIKGVRSHSIIEQSLEILGKLDHRGAVGADPLLGDGAGLLMQIPDALIRRWADENGHDLPQPGEYAVAMCFMPQDDEARDFVAEQFEKFTAKEGQRFIGWRNVPTTLEGLGDAVIASMPVIQMGIVARGPNCADQDAFERKLLAIRKQSLNPLAKLAEKHGLPSLTDTYMPSVSSRTIVYKGLLLATQVKSFYDDLRDPECVSAFGLVHQRFSTNTFPSWRLAHPFRFIAHNGEINTVRGNVNWMNARRRTMESDLLGPDLDKMWPIIPHGQSDTACLDNALELLLAGGYSLAHAMMMLIPEAWESNDLMDPKRRAFYEYHAALMEPWDGPAAVCFTDGRQIGATLDRNGLRPARFCVTKDDIVCLASESGVLPFAEEDIVRKWRLQPGKMLLIDLEEGRIIEDEELKAELANSEPFDKWLEQAQYKLSDISEIEPELSHVPEHSTTLLQRQQAFGYTQEDISRFLEPMATNGDDPVGSMGTDTPIAVLSNRARLLYDYFKQNFAQVTNPPIDPIREELVMSLLSMIGPRPNLLGHEAGTHKRLEVEQPILTNEDLAKIRSVEAGLDGAFRCSTIDITWDASAGVEGIELALKEMCWAATEAVLQDQNILVLSDRAQSEDRVPMPALLATAAVHHHLVRQGLRMQTGLVVETGEAREVHHFCVLAGYGAEAINPYVAFETLEDIRVRKHSDLTAKEVQKNYIKAIGKGIRKVMSKMGISTYQSYCGAQIFDAVGLSTEFVEKYFTGTATTIEGVGLEQVAEESVRRHAQAYGDNPLYKGMLDVGGIYQYRLRGEEHAWTPQNVAQLQHAVRGNNHANYEEFAKSVNEQSERLLTIRGLMELKKAETPIPLEEVEPASEIVKRFSTGAMSFGSISHEAHSTLAVAMNRIGGRSNTGEGGEEPFRFKPLDNGDSMRSKIKQVASGRFGVTTEYLVNSDDIQIKMAQGAKPGEGGQLPGHKVDKRIGAVRHSTPGVGLISPPPHHDIYSIEDLAQLIHDLKNVNTGARISVKLVSEVGVGTVAAGVSKARADHVTISGYDGGTGASPLTSLTHAGSPWEIGLAETQQTLLLNDLRSRIAVQVDGGLRTGRDVAIGALLGADEFGFATAPLIAAGCIMMRKCHLNTCPVGVATQDPVLRARFTGQPEHVVNYMFFVAEELRQIMAEMGFRKVEEMVGRVDRLDMTRMHRHWKARGIDLSRLLHMPKLRDGAPLRNTQVQDHGLEAAMDNALIADAREAITAKTPVELNYEIRNVNRTVGAMLSGEIAKAHGHEGLPADTIRVNLAGVAGQSFGAWLAHGVTLDLVGDANDYVGKGLSGGRIIVRPPEGVARASDANIIVGNTVLYGAIAGEAYFCGVAGERFAVRNSGAIAVVEGAGDHACEYMTGGVVVVLGKTGRNFAAGMSGGVAYVYDPDGEFTNLVNDAQVDLVPVSAEIDAEEGAGRPQQRTRSVNDMGMGDMLRHDAERLRILVERHQLHTGSAVAGAMLADWDATLGKFVKVMPRDYKRALEALQAERLEAASVAAE; encoded by the coding sequence ATGGGATATCCCAATTCCCAGGGTCTTTACGACCCCGCCAACGAACATGACGCCTGCGGTGTGGGCATGGTCGCGCACATCAAGGGCGTGCGCAGCCATTCGATCATCGAGCAATCGCTAGAGATTCTCGGAAAGCTCGATCATCGCGGTGCCGTTGGCGCCGATCCCCTGCTGGGCGATGGCGCAGGCCTGTTGATGCAGATTCCCGACGCGCTGATCAGGCGCTGGGCGGACGAAAACGGCCACGATCTCCCGCAGCCGGGCGAATATGCCGTCGCCATGTGCTTCATGCCGCAGGACGACGAAGCCCGCGATTTCGTGGCGGAACAGTTCGAGAAGTTCACTGCCAAGGAAGGCCAGCGTTTCATCGGCTGGCGCAACGTGCCGACCACGCTCGAGGGCCTCGGCGATGCGGTGATCGCCTCCATGCCGGTGATCCAGATGGGCATCGTTGCCCGCGGGCCGAACTGCGCTGATCAGGACGCGTTCGAGCGCAAGCTGCTGGCGATCCGCAAGCAGTCGCTCAACCCGCTGGCCAAGCTCGCGGAAAAGCACGGCCTGCCGAGCCTGACCGACACTTACATGCCCAGCGTTTCCAGCCGCACCATCGTCTACAAGGGGCTGCTGCTGGCAACGCAGGTCAAGAGTTTCTACGACGACCTGCGCGATCCCGAATGCGTCTCCGCCTTCGGCCTTGTGCACCAGCGGTTTTCCACCAACACCTTCCCCAGCTGGCGGCTGGCGCACCCGTTCCGCTTCATCGCCCACAATGGCGAAATCAACACGGTGCGCGGCAATGTGAACTGGATGAACGCGCGCCGCCGCACGATGGAAAGCGACCTGCTCGGCCCCGATCTCGACAAGATGTGGCCGATCATCCCGCACGGCCAATCCGACACCGCCTGCCTCGACAACGCGCTCGAACTGCTGCTGGCGGGCGGATACAGCCTTGCCCACGCGATGATGATGCTGATCCCCGAAGCGTGGGAAAGCAATGATCTGATGGATCCCAAGCGGCGCGCATTCTACGAATACCACGCCGCGCTGATGGAGCCATGGGACGGCCCGGCGGCGGTGTGCTTCACCGACGGCCGCCAGATCGGCGCGACGCTTGACCGCAACGGCCTGCGTCCCGCGCGTTTCTGCGTGACCAAGGACGACATCGTCTGCCTCGCTTCGGAAAGCGGCGTTCTGCCCTTTGCCGAAGAGGACATCGTGCGCAAATGGCGCCTCCAGCCGGGCAAGATGCTGCTGATCGACCTTGAGGAAGGCCGGATCATCGAGGATGAGGAGCTGAAGGCCGAACTCGCCAATTCCGAGCCCTTCGACAAGTGGCTCGAACAGGCGCAGTACAAGCTTTCCGACATCAGCGAGATCGAGCCGGAACTGTCCCACGTTCCTGAACATTCGACGACACTGCTGCAACGGCAGCAGGCTTTCGGATACACGCAGGAAGACATCAGCCGTTTCCTTGAACCGATGGCGACCAATGGCGACGATCCGGTCGGCTCGATGGGCACCGACACGCCGATTGCGGTGCTGTCGAACCGCGCGCGGCTGCTCTACGATTACTTCAAGCAGAACTTCGCACAGGTCACCAACCCGCCGATCGATCCGATCCGCGAAGAACTGGTGATGAGCCTGCTTTCGATGATCGGCCCGCGCCCCAATCTGCTGGGTCACGAGGCCGGGACGCACAAGCGGCTCGAAGTCGAACAGCCGATCCTCACCAATGAGGACCTGGCGAAGATCCGCTCGGTCGAGGCGGGGCTCGACGGTGCGTTCCGTTGCTCCACCATCGACATCACCTGGGATGCCAGTGCGGGCGTCGAAGGGATCGAACTGGCGCTGAAAGAGATGTGCTGGGCCGCGACCGAGGCTGTGCTGCAGGACCAGAACATCCTCGTCCTCTCAGACCGCGCCCAGAGCGAAGACCGCGTGCCCATGCCCGCATTGCTGGCGACGGCTGCGGTGCACCACCATCTGGTGCGGCAGGGCCTGCGGATGCAGACCGGGCTGGTCGTCGAAACCGGCGAAGCGCGCGAGGTGCACCATTTCTGCGTGCTTGCGGGTTACGGCGCGGAGGCGATCAACCCCTATGTCGCGTTCGAGACGCTGGAGGACATCCGCGTCCGCAAGCATTCGGATCTGACCGCCAAGGAGGTGCAGAAGAACTACATCAAGGCGATCGGCAAGGGCATCCGCAAGGTCATGTCCAAGATGGGCATTTCGACCTACCAGTCCTATTGCGGCGCGCAGATTTTCGACGCGGTCGGCCTTTCTACCGAATTCGTCGAGAAGTATTTCACCGGCACGGCGACCACCATCGAAGGCGTCGGACTGGAACAGGTGGCAGAGGAAAGCGTGCGTCGTCACGCTCAGGCCTATGGCGACAATCCGCTGTACAAGGGCATGCTCGATGTCGGCGGCATCTACCAATATCGCCTGCGCGGCGAGGAACACGCATGGACCCCGCAGAACGTCGCGCAATTGCAGCACGCGGTGCGCGGCAACAACCACGCGAATTACGAAGAATTCGCCAAATCGGTTAACGAGCAGTCCGAGCGCCTGCTGACGATTCGCGGGTTGATGGAGCTGAAGAAGGCCGAAACGCCGATTCCGCTGGAGGAAGTCGAACCGGCAAGCGAGATCGTGAAGCGCTTCTCCACCGGGGCGATGAGCTTTGGTTCGATCAGCCACGAAGCGCATTCGACGCTGGCCGTGGCGATGAACCGCATCGGCGGGCGCTCGAACACCGGAGAAGGCGGAGAAGAACCATTCCGGTTCAAGCCGCTCGACAATGGCGATTCGATGCGTTCGAAGATCAAGCAGGTCGCAAGCGGCCGGTTTGGCGTCACCACCGAATATCTCGTCAATTCCGACGACATCCAGATCAAGATGGCGCAGGGTGCGAAGCCCGGCGAAGGCGGTCAGCTGCCCGGTCACAAGGTCGACAAGCGCATCGGCGCAGTGCGCCATTCGACCCCGGGTGTCGGCCTGATTTCGCCGCCGCCGCACCACGACATCTATTCGATCGAAGACCTCGCGCAGCTGATCCACGATCTCAAGAATGTGAACACCGGGGCGCGCATCTCGGTGAAACTGGTGTCCGAAGTGGGCGTCGGCACCGTCGCGGCGGGCGTTTCAAAGGCGCGCGCGGATCATGTCACCATTTCCGGCTATGACGGCGGCACGGGCGCGTCGCCACTGACTTCGCTGACCCATGCGGGCTCTCCATGGGAAATCGGGCTTGCCGAAACCCAGCAGACGCTGCTGCTCAACGATCTGCGCAGCCGTATCGCGGTGCAGGTCGATGGCGGCCTTCGCACAGGGCGTGACGTTGCCATCGGCGCGCTGCTGGGTGCGGATGAATTCGGCTTTGCCACCGCACCGCTGATCGCGGCCGGCTGCATCATGATGCGCAAGTGCCATCTCAACACCTGCCCTGTGGGTGTCGCCACGCAGGACCCGGTGCTGCGCGCGCGTTTCACCGGCCAGCCCGAACATGTCGTCAACTACATGTTCTTCGTGGCCGAGGAACTGCGCCAGATCATGGCCGAAATGGGCTTCCGCAAGGTCGAGGAAATGGTGGGCCGGGTCGATCGGCTCGACATGACCCGGATGCATCGCCACTGGAAGGCTCGCGGCATCGACCTGTCGCGCCTGCTGCACATGCCCAAGCTGCGCGACGGTGCTCCGCTGCGTAACACTCAGGTGCAGGATCACGGGCTCGAAGCGGCGATGGACAATGCGCTTATCGCCGACGCGCGCGAAGCGATCACGGCCAAGACCCCGGTCGAGCTAAATTACGAGATCCGCAACGTCAATCGCACCGTGGGCGCGATGCTTTCGGGCGAAATCGCCAAGGCGCATGGCCACGAAGGGCTTCCGGCGGACACGATCCGGGTGAACCTTGCCGGCGTTGCCGGGCAGAGCTTTGGCGCTTGGCTGGCACATGGGGTGACGCTCGATCTGGTCGGCGATGCCAATGACTATGTCGGCAAGGGGCTGTCCGGCGGCCGCATCATCGTTCGTCCGCCCGAAGGGGTGGCGCGCGCTTCGGATGCCAATATCATCGTCGGCAACACGGTGCTGTATGGCGCCATCGCGGGTGAAGCCTATTTCTGCGGGGTTGCCGGGGAACGCTTTGCCGTGCGCAATTCCGGCGCGATTGCCGTGGTCGAAGGCGCGGGCGATCACGCCTGCGAATACATGACCGGCGGCGTCGTGGTTGTACTGGGCAAGACCGGGCGCAACTTTGCCGCAGGGATGAGCGGCGGGGTCGCCTATGTCTATGATCCCGATGGCGAATTCACCAATCTCGTCAATGACGCCCAGGTCGATCTGGTGCCGGTTTCCGCCGAGATTGACGCGGAGGAAGGCGCAGGCCGCCCGCAGCAGCGCACTCGCTCGGTCAATGACATGGGCATGGGTGACATGCTGCGCCACGACGCCGAGCGTCTGCGCATCCTTGTCGAACGGCACCAGCTGCACACCGGCAGCGCCGTGGCTGGCGCAATGCTGGCGGATTGGGACGCGACCCTTGGCAAATTCGTCAAGGTGATGCCGCGCGATTACAAGCGGGCGCTCGAAGCGCTTCAGGCGGAACGCCTCGAAGCCGCCAGCGTGGCCGCGGAATAA
- a CDS encoding TIGR04063 family PEP-CTERM/XrtA system glycosyltransferase, with product MTRVLHVLDHSLPLHSGYTFRTRAILKAQEALGLEVRGITSQRHNLEAEWECDVEEIDGLTFHRTAGTPEGPMLVSEFKEMAEVSASIQALAKEWRPDIIHAHSPALNGGGALRAARSLGIPLVYEIRAFWEDAAVGNRTGTEGSAKYRLTRALETRFASSADAVFTICEGLRDDLVSRGIPGGKIGVMPNGVDLTLFGEPVARDAALGDALGLEPGAPVIGYIGSFYDYEGIDDLIAAMPILRQTHPEARLLIVGAGPMDASWRAAAASLPEPDAVIFTGRVPHHEVERYYSLVDILAYPRKASRLTDLVTPLKPLEAMAQRRLVAASNVGGHRELITRSETGFLFDPDDPAACAATLAEMLDARDQWEAIRNRGVEHVRHRHDWHNNARRYLDVYHLLLAKVNRGSAFEAKARKQGLRA from the coding sequence ATGACCCGCGTTCTTCACGTCCTCGATCATTCGCTGCCGCTCCACAGCGGCTACACCTTCCGCACCCGCGCCATCCTGAAAGCGCAGGAAGCACTGGGGCTGGAGGTGCGCGGCATCACCTCGCAACGGCACAATCTCGAAGCCGAATGGGAATGCGATGTCGAAGAAATCGACGGCCTGACCTTCCATCGCACCGCGGGGACACCCGAAGGCCCCATGCTGGTAAGCGAATTCAAGGAAATGGCGGAGGTGTCCGCGTCAATTCAGGCCTTGGCGAAGGAATGGCGGCCCGACATCATTCATGCCCACTCGCCCGCGCTCAATGGCGGCGGCGCCCTGCGCGCGGCACGAAGCCTCGGAATTCCGCTGGTCTATGAAATTCGCGCTTTCTGGGAAGACGCCGCGGTCGGGAACCGGACGGGGACCGAAGGATCGGCCAAGTATCGCCTGACCCGCGCACTCGAAACACGGTTCGCGAGCAGCGCCGATGCCGTCTTCACGATCTGCGAAGGTCTGCGCGACGATCTTGTCTCGCGCGGGATACCAGGGGGCAAGATCGGCGTGATGCCCAATGGCGTCGACCTGACCCTGTTCGGTGAACCGGTTGCTCGCGATGCGGCGCTTGGCGATGCCTTGGGCCTTGAACCGGGAGCGCCGGTCATCGGCTACATCGGCAGTTTCTACGATTACGAAGGCATCGACGATCTGATCGCGGCGATGCCAATCCTGCGCCAGACCCACCCCGAAGCGCGGCTGCTCATTGTCGGGGCCGGGCCGATGGATGCAAGCTGGCGCGCAGCGGCCGCCAGCCTTCCCGAACCCGATGCCGTGATCTTTACCGGGCGGGTGCCGCATCATGAAGTCGAACGCTATTATTCGCTAGTAGATATACTGGCATACCCGCGAAAGGCTTCGCGCCTGACCGATCTGGTGACGCCGTTGAAACCGCTGGAGGCGATGGCGCAGCGGCGGCTTGTGGCGGCATCGAATGTGGGCGGTCATCGTGAACTGATAACCCGCTCAGAAACAGGCTTTTTGTTTGATCCGGACGATCCCGCCGCCTGCGCCGCAACGCTTGCCGAAATGCTTGACGCACGCGATCAATGGGAAGCGATCCGCAATCGCGGGGTCGAACATGTCCGCCATCGCCACGACTGGCACAATAACGCGCGGCGTTATCTCGACGTTTACCATCTCTTGCTAGCCAAGGTTAATCGCGGGAGCGCCTTTGAGGCGAAAGCGCGGAAACAGGGATTACGGGCATAG
- a CDS encoding carbohydrate porin, whose amino-acid sequence MSSFKFRCAASALIIAFAAPAMAENAAGTEITPETFELAAAQNDTIIIADQRVVRQVETLGALTTVNTPALALAQSSAPAAAPPARPAPKPLDVRVVASQFVDVPVSGDARSLARYSGRIDGYIEVNSSVYGGPSNLTIKLRPEYTWGQDSNGQVGLIPGNTALFRPENSGDFDLSASLLWKWNSGATLEVGKMNLLDTSGALPIVASDGHFGFQNLGIALPPTAVVPNTLTGAMLTVPKGKMIYRAWVFDPDSQYQRTGFETAFESGVAFMAAAARRVSIDNKPGIVNLAIVGSTRDSFAQDILPRALTPPPQPFGTFGNESGELAMQLSYYQFVKLYPEARGKGWGILARFQASMGDPTFLDYSGYFGISGNPRFRPQDRFGLAYFQYSLTDELVDDIAFRLGIEDETGVEAFYTHQIFDSVGLTANVQVVDSAVAFRDTGVTVGARLTTVF is encoded by the coding sequence GTGTCATCATTTAAGTTCCGCTGCGCAGCAAGCGCGCTGATCATCGCATTTGCAGCTCCGGCCATGGCAGAAAACGCCGCCGGGACGGAAATTACTCCGGAAACATTCGAACTCGCAGCCGCGCAGAACGACACCATCATCATCGCCGATCAGCGGGTTGTGCGGCAGGTCGAGACGCTGGGCGCGCTTACCACCGTCAACACACCGGCGCTGGCATTGGCACAATCCTCCGCACCGGCGGCAGCCCCGCCGGCACGCCCGGCGCCAAAGCCGCTCGACGTGCGGGTGGTCGCTTCGCAATTCGTGGATGTCCCCGTAAGCGGCGATGCGCGCAGTCTGGCGCGATATTCGGGCCGGATCGATGGCTATATCGAAGTCAATTCGAGCGTCTACGGCGGCCCGTCCAATCTCACGATCAAGCTGCGCCCGGAATACACATGGGGCCAGGACAGCAATGGCCAGGTCGGGCTGATCCCCGGCAACACCGCGCTGTTCCGTCCGGAAAATTCGGGCGATTTCGACCTGTCCGCCAGCCTGCTGTGGAAATGGAATTCGGGCGCGACGCTGGAAGTGGGCAAGATGAACCTGCTCGACACATCGGGCGCTCTGCCGATCGTGGCGAGCGATGGGCATTTCGGGTTCCAGAACCTCGGCATTGCCCTGCCTCCCACAGCGGTTGTGCCAAACACGCTGACCGGCGCGATGCTGACCGTGCCCAAGGGCAAGATGATCTACCGCGCATGGGTGTTCGACCCGGACAGCCAGTATCAGCGCACGGGATTTGAGACCGCGTTCGAAAGCGGGGTCGCCTTCATGGCAGCGGCCGCCCGCCGCGTCAGCATCGACAACAAGCCGGGGATCGTGAACCTCGCCATCGTCGGTTCGACCCGTGACAGCTTCGCGCAGGACATCCTGCCGCGTGCGCTCACCCCGCCGCCGCAGCCGTTCGGCACGTTCGGCAATGAAAGCGGCGAGCTGGCGATGCAGCTTTCCTATTACCAGTTCGTGAAGCTCTATCCCGAAGCCCGCGGCAAGGGCTGGGGCATCCTCGCACGCTTTCAGGCGTCGATGGGGGATCCCACCTTCCTCGATTATTCGGGCTATTTCGGGATTTCAGGCAATCCGCGCTTCCGTCCGCAAGACCGCTTTGGCCTCGCCTATTTCCAGTATTCGCTGACCGACGAACTGGTCGACGACATCGCCTTCCGCCTCGGGATCGAGGACGAGACGGGCGTTGAGGCGTTCTACACCCACCAGATCTTCGACAGCGTCGGGCTGACGGCGAATGTGCAGGTGGTCGATAGCGCGGTGGCCTTTCGCGATACCGGCGTCACCGTGGGCGCGCGCCTGACGACGGTGTTCTGA
- a CDS encoding putative O-glycosylation ligase, exosortase A system-associated produces the protein MLDLVFLSFIAFVLLLGLRRPFLWVLLYVYIDILAPQRIGYSLITSLPVSLIAFGAAFGGWLLLDRKEGARFSLRQFLLLIFMGWCWYTLQGSAFPEPAGTKWDWVWKALLFAIFLPLTITTRARIEALGLTVILSVATIVVSTGLKTVLGGGGYGSLKFFVNDNSGIYESSTLATIAIGLIPMIVWFMKHGTIFRPHWTVSVFGIALIFASLLIPIGTEARTGLLCIAALGVLLLRFTEKRLIFVAAAGAMVVIALPFLPQSYYDRMATIAEPGGDQSASTRVAVWEWTIDYANRNPLGGGFDSYRANSFTYVMPVKEETDNTVTIQYQEVTDEARAFHSSVFEVLGEQGYPGLIIWLSIHLLGVWQMEKIYRRWRGVTEETESWIAPMASALQMASLIYFVGALFQGIAYQPAFLMIVGLQIGLDTYVRRLDSVKAALDEERRLSPSEKRRRERARAEAGEAPGRGAVTA, from the coding sequence ATGCTTGACCTCGTTTTCCTGTCCTTCATCGCTTTCGTCCTGCTGCTGGGTCTGCGTCGCCCTTTCCTGTGGGTGCTGCTGTATGTCTACATCGACATTCTCGCGCCTCAGCGGATCGGGTATTCGCTGATCACCAGCCTGCCGGTGTCCCTCATCGCGTTTGGCGCCGCATTCGGCGGATGGTTGCTGCTCGATCGCAAGGAAGGCGCGCGGTTCTCGCTGCGGCAGTTCCTGCTCCTGATTTTCATGGGGTGGTGCTGGTACACTTTGCAAGGATCGGCCTTTCCCGAACCGGCGGGGACGAAGTGGGACTGGGTGTGGAAGGCCCTGCTGTTCGCGATCTTCCTGCCGCTGACCATAACCACCCGCGCCCGGATCGAAGCGCTGGGCCTGACCGTGATCCTTTCGGTCGCTACCATCGTCGTTTCCACCGGTCTCAAGACGGTGCTGGGCGGAGGCGGCTATGGCAGCCTCAAGTTCTTCGTGAACGACAACAGCGGCATCTACGAAAGCTCCACTCTGGCCACCATCGCCATCGGCCTGATCCCGATGATCGTGTGGTTCATGAAGCATGGCACGATCTTCCGGCCGCACTGGACGGTGAGCGTCTTTGGTATCGCCTTGATCTTTGCCAGCCTGCTGATCCCGATCGGCACCGAAGCGCGCACCGGCCTGCTGTGCATTGCCGCGCTGGGGGTGCTGTTGCTGCGCTTTACCGAAAAGCGGCTGATCTTCGTTGCAGCGGCCGGGGCCATGGTGGTGATCGCGCTGCCGTTCCTGCCACAAAGCTATTACGACCGGATGGCAACCATCGCGGAACCTGGTGGCGACCAGAGCGCCTCAACCCGTGTGGCGGTTTGGGAATGGACGATCGACTACGCCAATCGCAATCCACTGGGCGGCGGATTCGATTCCTACCGCGCCAACAGCTTCACCTATGTCATGCCGGTCAAGGAAGAGACCGACAACACCGTCACCATCCAGTATCAGGAAGTGACCGACGAAGCCCGCGCCTTCCATTCCTCGGTGTTCGAGGTGCTGGGAGAACAGGGCTATCCGGGCCTCATCATCTGGCTTTCAATCCACCTGCTTGGTGTCTGGCAGATGGAGAAGATCTATCGCCGATGGCGCGGTGTCACTGAAGAGACCGAAAGCTGGATCGCGCCCATGGCGAGCGCGTTGCAGATGGCGAGCCTGATCTATTTCGTCGGCGCGCTGTTCCAGGGCATCGCCTATCAGCCCGCTTTCCTGATGATCGTCGGGCTTCAGATCGGGCTCGATACCTATGTCCGGCGGCTCGATTCGGTCAAAGCCGCGCTGGATGAGGAAAGGCGGCTTTCTCCGAGCGAAAAGCGCCGCCGCGAGCGTGCGCGCGCCGAAGCGGGCGAAGCGCCGGGCCGCGGTGCCGTAACGGCATAG
- a CDS encoding MaoC family dehydratase, with translation MSPQELAAKVGENIGTSEWVEMTQDKVNMFADATGDHQFIHIDQEKAKLTPFGGTIVHGFMTLSMIPYLSANSDMPKIDNVKMGVNYGGNKTRFIAPVRVGKRIRGHWKLVEMIEKRPGQWQQTAEITIEIEGEDKPALMCEWITQFFV, from the coding sequence ATGAGTCCGCAGGAATTGGCCGCCAAGGTCGGCGAGAATATCGGCACCAGTGAATGGGTCGAAATGACTCAGGACAAGGTCAACATGTTCGCAGATGCGACCGGTGACCATCAGTTCATTCACATCGATCAGGAAAAGGCCAAGCTGACCCCGTTCGGCGGCACCATCGTGCATGGCTTCATGACCCTGTCGATGATCCCCTATCTGTCCGCGAACAGCGATATGCCCAAGATCGACAATGTGAAGATGGGCGTGAACTATGGCGGCAACAAAACCCGTTTCATCGCGCCGGTTCGCGTGGGCAAGCGCATTCGCGGCCACTGGAAGCTGGTCGAAATGATCGAAAAGCGCCCCGGCCAGTGGCAGCAGACCGCCGAGATCACGATCGAGATCGAAGGCGAGGACAAGCCCGCGCTGATGTGCGAGTGGATCACGCAGTTTTTCGTCTGA